The Patescibacteria group bacterium genomic sequence CCGCTCACCGTGAAGATCCCGATCAAGGACCGCGACGGCCGCGTCGTCGGCGAAAAGGAGGTCGCCACCTTCGCCGGCTTGCTCAACCGCGCCCATGAGGAAGGGCTCAAGCGCATCGAGACCAAGGTCGTGCAGTTTCCGCATCCGGACAACGGCGAGACGGCCGTCGTCGTGGCCGTGGTCGAGACCGCGAAGGGCACGTTCTCCGGCATCGGCGACGCGAACCCCGGCAACGTGAACCGACGCATCGCAAGCTGCCTCATCCGCATGGCAGAGACGCGAGCCAAGGCCCGCGCGTTGCGCGACGCCGTGAACGTCGGCGTGCTCGCCGCCGAAGAACTCGGCGACGACGGGGACGGCGCAGAGCCCCCACCCAGGCGCGCGAGCGGCCAAGCGCGTCAGCAGCCGCCGCGGACGTCGGCGAACGGGCACCGCGAGCGCGAGCTCGGCGACGACGGCAACCACTCGGGCAACGGCCGCGACGACCTGATGACCGTGCCCCAGCGGCGGATGCTGTACCGCCTCCTCTCCGAGCGCGGCTGCGAAGGCGAGGAGGCCACCGTGAAGCTGCGGGAGGCCGCGGGCGTCGAGTCGACCACGCAGATTTCGAAGTCGACGGCCAGCCGTCTCATCGAGCGGTACCAGAGCGAGCGTGACCGCCCGACAGAGAACGGTCACGCGAGGTGACCACCAGCAAGAGGACTCGTGGCGCTGAGCGATCCCCTCGTTTTTCGCGATTGCGTAGCCCGTGAGGATGCAACCGGTACGATGTCGGACAGGTCGACCCGAACCTCGGTGAGCGGGTAGCCTTGCATGGCCGTGACGATGGCACGTCGCACCGGCGCCATCGATCGGACGCCCGATCGATGCTTGCCACTGCGGCCCGTCGTATGCGGCGCCATGAAGAACCGCGCCCGCAAGAACGACAAGTCCGTGACCACGACCCAAGTCCACCAGTTCGTGCAGGGGATCCTCGAGGAGGATTTGCACGCTCGACGCGTCCTGTCGCTCGCGAACGCCGTGACCGGCGCCGTCCATGCGGCGGCGCTCTCGATCCACGCGATCGGTGCGGCGCTCGCGGCGGCGTCGGACCTCAACAAGAAGCACGCGGTCAAGCAGGTCGACCGCATGCTGAGCAACGCCGGGATCGCCATCGAGGAGCTCTTCCCTGTGTGGGTCGCGTTCGTGCTCGGAGTGCGCAAGAAGATTCGCATCGCGCTCGACTGGACCGACTTCGAAAAGGACGACCAGGTCACGCTGGCGGCGTATCTGATCACGGAACACCACCGCGCGACGCCGCTGGTCTGGAAGACCTACGCGAAGTCGACCCTCCGTGGAAACCAGTCGGACTACGAAGCGGAGTTCATCGACCTGCTGGACCGCGTGATTCCCGAAAGAGCCGAGGTCACGATCGTCGCTGACCGCGGCTTCGCCAGCGTCGAGCGCTACGGCCACCTCGACTTCCTGGGCTTCAAGTACGTCATCCGATTTCGCGGAGAGATCCAGGTGACGGACGCGGAAGGGACCACGCAGACCGGGAACCAGTGGGTGCCGCCCAAGGGGCGGGTGCGCCGAATCGAGGATGCGCGCGTGACGGCGGCCAAGGGCGTCGTGCCCGTCGTCATCTGCGTGAAGAAGGCGAAGATGAAGGACTCGTGGTGCTTGGCGACGAACCATGCGGAGCTGACGAGCGCCGAGATCATCAACTTGTACGGCCGGCGGTTCACGATCGAGGAGACGTTCCGCGACGTGAAGGACCAGCGCTTCGGCATGGGGCTCAGGGCGACGTCGATTCGCCAGCCCGAACGACGTGATCGCTTGTTGTTCGTCGCGGCGCTCGCGCACGCGCTTCTCAGCCTGCTCGGCGCGGCTGGGGAACGGCTGGGCCTCGACCGGATGTTGAAGGTGAACACGTCGAAGACGCGACAGCTCTCGCTCTATCGCCAGGGGCTCTTTTGGTATCAGGCGCTGCCGAACATGCGGGAGGAGCGCTTTGCCGCACTGATGACCGCCTATTCCGAGATTATTCAGGAGCATGCCGTCATGCGGAGAGTGTTCGGTGTTCTGTGATGGAAACGAGGGGATGGTTCAGCTCGTGGCGAGAACTCTCAGTGACGCAGGCGCACTGAGAACTGAGACCGCCTTGCCGCCTTGCTCGCCGACTTCCATTGGAGTCGGTTTTTCAGACAGAAGTCTGCTCTACTTCGTTTTCTTCTTTCCTGACTTCCCCCCTCTCGTTGGCGAAGAATCCTCCGTCTGCTTTTCAGCGGCCTTCCGGTCTGCAACCGCTAGGTGATGGAGGTGCTTCGCATAGCGTGCGAGCGCTTTCTCCTCGTCGACGTCGGTCTTCTCGGCCATGACCATGCCTTTTTGGGGATTGGTCAGACCAAAGCACCATAGCTCCCCGTCGACTTCGAGCCGCGCTGTGAACCGATGCCGGTAGATGCAGACCGCAACCGTGTTGCGACTGTTGGATAGCTGCTCCGCTAGATCGACAATCCGCATGCGGTGTCGCGGGGCCTTGATGAGGAGAGCAAGAATTCGTTTCGCTAACGGCTGCCCTGGCTCCCCACGCAGATAGCCGAGCGCCTCCTGCACCGCCCGAATCATCTTGTCGGTGACCTTGAGCTCGTCTCGCGACTTCGCGATGCGAGCCTCTATCTCAAGACGAAGCGCCAGCTGCTGATCCAGCTCTGCTTCGAGTTCCTCGATCGTCTTCACCGGGCGGAGTCTCTCTCAAGTCGCAAGGAAGCTCAATGACGAGACATCACACATGTATCCTACATGTAATATCCCATGTAATGTTTCTTGTTTGACAACATGACAGCATGGGCAGCGCAAGATGAAAAACGCGCCCAGGCGGGCGCGAAGGAGGGGAGGCAGCGAGTGATTAGTGACGGGGTCGACAGCCAGCGGTGGACGCCGCCCGGTTGCCCGGCCCGCCAACAAGCGCGGAGGACGCGCATGTCGAAGAGAGACCATCGGCCCCGTCGGCCACGGCCCAAGCAAAGGCCGTCGACGACAGGGGCCGAAGCAATCCCTCCCCAAGGTGCCTTGGGGCATGGATCCCGTCAAGACGACGTCGCCTCCAGAGCGCGAACGCTAGTCACATTTGATGAAGTCGCGCGGCTCCTGGAAGCGGCGCATCTGCC encodes the following:
- a CDS encoding IS4 family transposase, which translates into the protein MTTTQVHQFVQGILEEDLHARRVLSLANAVTGAVHAAALSIHAIGAALAAASDLNKKHAVKQVDRMLSNAGIAIEELFPVWVAFVLGVRKKIRIALDWTDFEKDDQVTLAAYLITEHHRATPLVWKTYAKSTLRGNQSDYEAEFIDLLDRVIPERAEVTIVADRGFASVERYGHLDFLGFKYVIRFRGEIQVTDAEGTTQTGNQWVPPKGRVRRIEDARVTAAKGVVPVVICVKKAKMKDSWCLATNHAELTSAEIINLYGRRFTIEETFRDVKDQRFGMGLRATSIRQPERRDRLLFVAALAHALLSLLGAAGERLGLDRMLKVNTSKTRQLSLYRQGLFWYQALPNMREERFAALMTAYSEIIQEHAVMRRVFGVL